The nucleotide sequence ACCGCTCACCTTTGAGGAAGGCGCGCTGGAAAAGCTCAAGCCGCTGGCCGGCGTATCGACCGAGGCAGTGGTCAGCCACAAGAAGACCAATTTCCGCGAAGCGCTGCTGTTTACCCATCGCGGCCTGTCCGGCCCGGCAATCTTGCAGATTTCCTCCTACTGGCGCGAGGGCGATGCGATCGGCGTCAATCTCCTGCCCGGCGAAGATGCGCTCGATTTCCTTAAGGCAGCGCGCCAGTCCAGCCCCAGACTGCACATCCAGACCGTGCTGGGTGAACGCCTGCCCAAGCGCCTCGCCCAACTGGTCGGCGAAACGATCGACATGCCCGGCATGATCGGCGATTTCTCCGACAAGAAGCTGACCCTGGCAGCCGAAGGCATCAACAAGTGGACGCTCAAGCCCGTCGGCTCGGAAGGTTATCGGACGGCTGAAGTGACGCTGGGTGGCGTGGATACAACCGGGCTCGACGCCAAGACCATGGAAGCCCGCACCGTGCCGGGCCTGTTCTTCGTCGGCGAGGCGGTCGACGTTACCGGCTGGCTCGGCGGCTATAATTTCCAGTGGGCCTGGGCCTCCGGCTACGTGGCAGGCCAGGCGGCATAATTTTTTGACACGCGATGCCGCTCCTCCTCCTTGAGGGGAGGTCGGGGAGGGGGGCACTCGAGCCCCACAAAAAAGCGGCGGAGTTTTTACCCCGCCGCCAAACGTCCAAAAATCGGAAAAATCCTCAGTTGGCGTTTTCGATCAGCATGATGGTGCCGGCCTCGTATGCGGCCTTGCAGTCATTGGCGTCGGCCATCAGATCGCTGTCGAGCAGCGTGGTGGCCGTGCCCGGACCTTCAAAGCGCGGGTCATCGCACTCATTGTCATCGGCATAGCTCGAGGTATTGTCGCCAAAGTCGACGCCCGAGCTGTCATAAGGCGCGCCGGCCGCATATTCGGGCGTATAGATGGTGCGGATCGAAATCCGGCCCTCTTCCAACAGCGCCTTGCAGTCGGTCGCATCCCCCATCAGGTCTTCGGTCAGCAGCTTCTTGTCGACACCGGCGCCGGTAAAGCGCAGGTCGTCGCATTCGCCGTCATTGGCCCACTGGGAAAAGTCCGAGCCGAAGTCGAAGGCGAGGTTTTCCGCTTCGCCCTCATAGGTGGCGGTGCCGGCCTCCACTGCCGCGCGGCAATCGGTGGCGTCGCGCCTGATGTCGCCGGCAAGGGTTTCGCTGGCGACGCCGGCGCCGGTAAAGCGCGGATCATCGCACTCTCCGTCCTTGGCCCATTCCGAGGTATCGTCGCCGAAGTCGATTTCTCCGGCAGCAAGCATCCCTGCGCTGCCCTCGGGGGCTTCGCTCAGGGTCACCGTGCCGGCTTCATAGGCTGCCTGGCAGTCGGTGGCGTCCTTCATGCGGTCTTCGTCGACCAGCTCGGCAGCCGCGCCGGCGCCGGTAAAGCGCGGATCGTCGCATTCGCCGTCATTGGCCCATTCGGAACTGTCGTCGCCAAAGTCGATTTCCGGGCGACCCATCGGCTGGGTCGTGTCATCGCTATCGGCGCCGTCATCGAAAGTCACCGTGCCAGCAGTGTAGGCGGCCTCACAATCGGTGGCGTCCTTCATGCGGTCTTCATCGACCAGTTCGGCCGCAGCGCCAGCGCCGGAAAAGCGCGGATCATCGCATTCGCCGTCATTGGCCCATTCAGAACTGTCGTCGCCAAAGTCGATTTTCGGGCGACCCATCGGCTGGGTCGTGTCATCGCCATCGACCTCTTCATCAAAAGTCACCGTGCCGGCCTCGTAGGCGGCTTCGCAATCGGTGGCGTCCTTCATGCGGTCTTCGTCGACCAGCTCGGCCGCAGCGCCAGTGCCGGTAAAGCGTGGGTCGTCGCACTCACCATCATTGGCCCATTGCGATGAATCATCGCCAAAATCGATCCCGGCGCGCGGGACAGGCGTGGGCGTGGGCGCGGGAGGCGGCGGCGTGCCGGGCTTGGTCGCCGGGGGTGCGCTCTCGGTCTTGAGTTCGGCTGTGCCGGCTGTAAAGGCTGCCTCGCAATCGGTGGCGTCCTTCATCAGATCGGCATCGACGACGGCTTCGGCGACGCCCTCGCCGGTGAAGCGCGGATCATCACATTCGCCATCCTTGGCCCAGGGCGAACTGTCGTCACCGAAATCGATGGCCGATGGCGAGTTGGGCTGAGCAACGCTCGGCACTGTTCCGGCCGAAGCCAATAAAATGCCGATCAGCGACCCGGCAATGACCCTGCTTGAAAAGCGCATGGACTGTCCTCCAGCCTGCTGTTGTGGATGCAGACTATAGCGGCTTTGTGACCGCCAGAGGCGCCCCCGTGGAGAATTATTTGCCCGATGCGGCTGCCTTTTTTTCACTTCCGGCAAAAAGCGTCGACCCCAGAAGAACCATTGCCGTGCCGATGGCATGGTAGATGGTGAAAGCCTCGCCGAGGATGATGACGGCCAGCGCAATCGTGGCGATGGGGCCGAAGGAGGCGGTGGACGAGGTCGCCCGTGCCCCGATCCGGGCGATGCCGGCATTGAGCAGGAATGAGGGCAAAACCGTGCCGAAAACGCCGAGCATGATCCCGTAGAACCAGATGCTGGGCGAGAGTTCGGCAAAGCCGCTAATGCCCGAGATGGTGAGGGTCTGCCCGATGGCAAAGAATCCCGCGGTCGGCATGCCGATGCAGGTGAACAGTGCCGAGCCGACGATCAGCATCTCGCGCCGCGCCAGATGCTGGTAGAGCGCGAAGATGATGGCCGAACCCAGCACGAGCAGCGTGCCGACCAAGAGGCCATCGGGCTTTACCGCCAGGCTCCAGCCAAAAATCACCAGCAGCCCCGAATAGGTGATGAGCATGGGCGGGATCAGCCGCCAGTTCATCCGGTCGCCGAAGAACCAGACGCCGAAGATGAAGACGAAGAACGGATAGGTGAACAGCACCAGCCGCTCATATTGGGCGTCGACATAGGCGAGGCCGGCGAAGTCGAGATAGCTCGAGACATAATAGCCCATGGTGCCGACGGCCATGCAGCCGAGAATGCGCTTTGGCGTCAGCAGGGTTTTGATCTTGTCATTGCCGCGCAGCAGCACGACCAGGATGACCAGATAGACCGGCACCGCGATCAGCATGCGCAGCGCCATCACCATTTCGGTGCTCGCGCCCTCGGCATAGGCCAGCTTGATGAAAATGCCCTTGGTCGAGAACAGCACAGCCCCGGCGAGGGCATATCCATAGCCAACCATGTCGAATGGGGCAGGGGTGGTGGTTGGGGAGGCAGACATGGGGCGGTCAACTTATAGGAAGGCGGCGGGGCGGAAGCTCGTCCGCCGCAAGGCATAAAAATACCGGTGGGCCGGTTCGCCCTTTGGTCCGACATCAACTCAATCGGGAAAGCTCTGGCGCGGCAAGTGCGGTCCGGCTTAATGCCGTACGCCTTTCGCATAGGGGTGCGCTCGATGCTAACAGTCTGCTAACCAATTCGCCCCGGATGCGTCACCTTTCTAGCCCCGTGGATGGGCCTTGGCATAGGTCT is from Devosia sp. SD17-2 and encodes:
- a CDS encoding NAD(P)/FAD-dependent oxidoreductase gives rise to the protein MTDFDVVILGAGAAGLMAGIEAGQRGRRVLVVDHARDPGEKIRISGGGRCNFTNVNATHVLGRERFLSQNPRFALSALSRFTPEMFIERVKRRGISYHEKTLGQLFCDGSATQIVNMLIEGLRAAGAAIWTGRTIGSVEKIPEGFKILVGDGFVTTESVVVATGGKSIPKMGATGFAYTLARQFGLEVTDTRPALVPLTFEEGALEKLKPLAGVSTEAVVSHKKTNFREALLFTHRGLSGPAILQISSYWREGDAIGVNLLPGEDALDFLKAARQSSPRLHIQTVLGERLPKRLAQLVGETIDMPGMIGDFSDKKLTLAAEGINKWTLKPVGSEGYRTAEVTLGGVDTTGLDAKTMEARTVPGLFFVGEAVDVTGWLGGYNFQWAWASGYVAGQAA
- a CDS encoding DMT family transporter; the protein is MSASPTTTPAPFDMVGYGYALAGAVLFSTKGIFIKLAYAEGASTEMVMALRMLIAVPVYLVILVVLLRGNDKIKTLLTPKRILGCMAVGTMGYYVSSYLDFAGLAYVDAQYERLVLFTYPFFVFIFGVWFFGDRMNWRLIPPMLITYSGLLVIFGWSLAVKPDGLLVGTLLVLGSAIIFALYQHLARREMLIVGSALFTCIGMPTAGFFAIGQTLTISGISGFAELSPSIWFYGIMLGVFGTVLPSFLLNAGIARIGARATSSTASFGPIATIALAVIILGEAFTIYHAIGTAMVLLGSTLFAGSEKKAAASGK